A part of Gramella sp. MAR_2010_147 genomic DNA contains:
- a CDS encoding TlpA disulfide reductase family protein, with product MKLFKNQWSNIIIIVIILAMVIPQTRKPIQIFVNKLISFAPSINDEDDREKIADYNWILEDKRGKRIEFSEFEDKVIVVNFWATWCPPCIAEMPSFQELYEAYGEKVTFIFVSGEQHETTENYMKRKRFTLPSYKMLTKAPEPMNGKTLPTTYVIAKDGSIVVDKVGSADWNSESFRKTLDKLLSE from the coding sequence ATGAAATTATTTAAAAATCAGTGGTCTAATATTATCATTATCGTGATTATCCTGGCGATGGTGATTCCACAAACCAGAAAACCAATTCAAATTTTCGTAAATAAATTAATCTCCTTTGCACCTTCAATAAACGATGAAGATGATAGAGAGAAAATTGCCGATTATAACTGGATTCTGGAAGACAAAAGAGGGAAGCGTATTGAGTTTTCTGAATTTGAGGATAAAGTCATTGTAGTGAATTTCTGGGCAACCTGGTGTCCGCCCTGTATCGCTGAAATGCCAAGCTTTCAGGAGTTATATGAAGCTTATGGAGAAAAGGTTACTTTTATTTTTGTTTCAGGAGAGCAGCATGAGACCACTGAAAATTATATGAAACGAAAACGTTTTACGTTGCCTTCCTATAAAATGCTAACCAAAGCTCCGGAACCTATGAATGGAAAAACGCTTCCTACTACTTATGTGATTGCAAAGGATGGAAGTATAGTTGTGGATAAAGTTGGCTCTGCCGACTGGAATAGTGAAAGTTTCAGAAAAACGCTGGATAAACTCCTTTCAGAATAA
- a CDS encoding peptidyl-prolyl cis-trans isomerase, producing MKKYFLGFTLGIFSLLMAGCGYFEQSDDRKVVVRVNDSYLYEEDVAALINEDTSPEDSSIIVSSYITRWATQQLLIDRAELNLPESQQKEFNGLVSNYRNELYTNAYTEAVVSRDLDTSLNREDVELYYEQNKENFILNEDLLKLRYINLARNSNNLDEIKTKFRRFNEKDQQELIDMALQFKNYSMNDSVWVKTKSVYNKIGPLSVEDRSSLLKKSNFMELQDSLNVYLVYVNDVLSRNEQAPLEYASATIREILLNKRKQALIKELEKDITKDAIKNNEFEIYN from the coding sequence TTGAAGAAATACTTTCTTGGATTTACTTTAGGTATATTTTCCCTCCTCATGGCGGGTTGTGGTTATTTTGAGCAATCTGATGACAGGAAAGTAGTAGTACGGGTGAATGATTCCTATCTTTACGAGGAAGATGTTGCGGCATTGATTAATGAAGATACCTCCCCGGAAGATAGTTCTATAATCGTATCCAGCTATATTACACGCTGGGCCACTCAGCAACTCTTAATTGATCGTGCCGAATTAAATTTGCCTGAATCTCAGCAGAAAGAATTTAACGGCTTGGTGAGTAATTATAGAAATGAATTATATACCAATGCGTATACAGAAGCCGTGGTTTCCCGTGATCTCGATACGTCTCTTAATAGAGAGGATGTAGAATTATATTATGAGCAAAACAAGGAGAATTTTATTTTGAATGAAGACCTTTTGAAACTGAGATATATCAACCTGGCCAGGAATAGTAATAATCTCGATGAGATTAAGACTAAGTTTAGACGCTTCAATGAAAAAGATCAGCAGGAGTTGATAGATATGGCCTTGCAGTTTAAAAATTATTCTATGAACGATTCGGTTTGGGTAAAGACCAAATCTGTATATAATAAAATTGGCCCGCTTTCTGTAGAAGACAGGTCAAGCTTGCTTAAGAAATCTAATTTTATGGAATTGCAGGATTCACTAAATGTGTATCTTGTGTATGTAAATGACGTTCTAAGCCGAAATGAGCAGGCTCCTCTTGAATATGCTTCGGCAACTATACGCGAGATTTTGCTGAATAAGCGAAAACAAGCTTTAATTAAAGAATTAGAAAAAGATATTACCAAAGATGCAATTAAGAATAATGAATTTGAAATTTACAATTAA
- a CDS encoding sterol desaturase family protein: MNVILWIVVFLGTFMMMEGMAWFTHKYVMHGFLWKLHQDHHKKDHSSWWERNDLFFVFYALVSIGCFLLWRYDDVWIGLPIGLGILAYGITYFTVHDIFIHQRFKIFRNANNKYAKGIRRAHKMHHKHLGKDDGECFGMLFVPFKYFRK, translated from the coding sequence ATGAATGTAATATTATGGATAGTGGTTTTTCTAGGCACCTTCATGATGATGGAGGGTATGGCCTGGTTTACTCACAAATATGTGATGCATGGGTTTCTATGGAAATTGCATCAAGATCACCATAAAAAAGACCATAGCAGCTGGTGGGAGCGAAACGATCTTTTCTTTGTTTTCTATGCTCTTGTTAGCATTGGTTGTTTCTTATTATGGCGATATGACGATGTTTGGATAGGTTTACCCATTGGACTTGGTATCCTGGCCTACGGAATTACTTACTTTACCGTTCACGATATCTTTATACACCAGCGTTTTAAAATATTTCGAAACGCTAATAATAAATACGCAAAAGGCATTAGAAGAGCACATAAAATGCATCACAAGCATTTAGGCAAAGATGACGGAGAATGCTTCGGAATGCTTTTCGTACCTTTTAAATACTTCAGAAAATAA
- a CDS encoding lycopene cyclase family protein, whose product MITPDYYYVIVGGGLAGLQLALRLHQDVFFKGKKIAIIEPSKKSANDKTWCFWEKGRGNWDHLIAKKWNKGKFISSELSRDLALEPYSYKMINSLDFYDYAKEELENSEDIFFIKDRITKIDQVTRNAIGEKNNYTATHFFDSRLDSDFKNDEKSSLIYQHFKGIKIKTEKAHFDPEIFTMMDYRVKHKEDTCFTYILPTSKNEVLVEFTFFTPSLCKESVYDQKLEEYIHSILKIDHFEIIETEKGIIPMTDYPFHKSNTRYLTKIGTAGGWVKASSGYSFKNTEVKVEKLIENIKSGLHPSANLMNKKFQKYDAIFLDVLQSQNNLGESLFTKFYTKNSIQEIFSFLDEETSFSEDLKIMLSLYHPQFIRSFFKKI is encoded by the coding sequence ATGATAACGCCAGATTATTACTACGTCATTGTTGGTGGTGGCCTGGCGGGACTTCAACTGGCATTACGCCTACATCAGGATGTTTTCTTCAAAGGGAAGAAGATTGCTATTATAGAACCCTCCAAAAAGTCTGCAAATGATAAAACCTGGTGCTTCTGGGAAAAAGGACGTGGAAACTGGGATCACCTTATAGCTAAAAAATGGAATAAAGGTAAATTTATATCATCAGAACTTTCCAGGGATCTGGCTCTGGAACCATATTCGTATAAGATGATAAATTCGCTGGACTTCTATGACTATGCGAAAGAAGAATTGGAGAATTCAGAAGATATTTTCTTTATTAAAGACAGGATCACCAAAATAGATCAGGTTACCAGAAATGCTATTGGTGAAAAAAATAATTACACCGCCACCCATTTTTTTGATAGCCGCCTGGATTCAGACTTCAAAAATGATGAGAAATCGTCTTTAATATATCAGCATTTTAAAGGCATCAAAATCAAGACTGAGAAAGCACATTTTGATCCTGAGATCTTTACTATGATGGATTACAGAGTAAAGCATAAGGAAGATACCTGTTTTACCTACATTCTGCCCACATCAAAAAATGAAGTGCTTGTAGAATTCACCTTTTTCACTCCTTCGCTTTGCAAGGAATCTGTTTATGATCAAAAACTTGAAGAATACATTCATTCTATATTGAAGATCGATCATTTTGAAATCATAGAAACTGAGAAAGGTATCATCCCCATGACCGATTATCCCTTCCATAAATCCAATACAAGATATCTTACCAAGATAGGCACTGCAGGTGGCTGGGTAAAAGCATCTTCGGGTTATTCATTTAAAAATACTGAAGTAAAGGTTGAGAAGTTAATTGAAAATATAAAAAGCGGGCTACACCCTTCTGCAAACCTGATGAATAAAAAATTTCAGAAATATGATGCTATTTTCTTAGATGTTTTGCAATCTCAAAATAACCTTGGTGAATCTCTTTTCACAAAATTCTATACAAAAAACAGCATTCAGGAAATTTTTAGCTTTCTGGATGAAGAGACAAGCTTTTCAGAAGACCTGAAGATTATGCTTTCGCTTTACCACCCTCAATTCATAAGATCATTCTTTAAAAAGATCTAA
- a CDS encoding aconitate hydratase produces the protein MAYDIDMIKKVYSQMAERVNTAREVVGKPLTLSEKILYSHLWDGKANEAYVRGKDYVEFSPDRIACQDATAQMALLQFMQAGKKQVAVPTTVHCDHLIQAKMGAAIDLQSANKSSSEVFDFLESVSNKYGIGFWKPGAGIIHQVVLENYAFPGGMMIGTDSHTVNAGGLGMVAIGVGGADAVDVMAGMPWELKFPKLIGVKLTGKLSGWTSSKDVILKVAGILTVKGGTGAIIEYFGEGARNLSCTGKGTICNMGAEVGATTSTFGYDDSMERYLKATNRADVAEAANAVREHLTGDDEVYANPEQYFDELIEINLDELKPHLNGPFTPDLATPISEMGAKAKEHDWPINVDWGLIGSCTNSSYEDLTRAASIAKQAVDKKVKAKSDFGINPGSEQIRFTAERDGLLQIFEDLDATIFTNACGPCIGQWDRSDRKGEEKNTIVHSFNRNFSKRADGNPNTHAFVGSPEMVAAIAISGRLDFDPTRDKLMNEDGEEVMLDEPQGIELPSKGFAVEDAGYVAPKEDGSSVEVKVAEDSERLQLLTPFEPWDGKNLTGAKLLIKAWGKCTTDHISMAGPWLRYRGHLDNISNNCLIGAINAYNKKSNFVKNQLTGEYNGVPAVQREYKKEGISTIVVGDHNYGEGSSREHAAMEPRHLGVKVVLVKSFARIHETNLKKQGMLGLTFANESDYDLIQEDDTFNFVDLENFAPDTPLTIEIVHADGSKDTIKANHTYNAPQIEWYKHGSALNLIKKQNAA, from the coding sequence ATGGCATACGATATTGATATGATTAAGAAGGTGTATAGCCAAATGGCAGAACGTGTGAATACAGCACGTGAAGTTGTTGGTAAACCTTTGACACTTTCAGAAAAGATCCTTTATTCTCACTTATGGGACGGTAAAGCTAATGAAGCTTACGTCAGAGGGAAGGATTATGTAGAATTTTCACCAGATAGAATTGCCTGCCAGGATGCGACGGCTCAAATGGCTTTGCTACAATTTATGCAAGCTGGGAAGAAGCAGGTGGCTGTGCCTACCACAGTTCACTGTGATCACCTTATCCAGGCAAAAATGGGAGCTGCGATAGATTTACAGTCGGCTAACAAGAGTAGTAGTGAGGTTTTTGATTTTCTGGAATCAGTATCAAATAAGTACGGAATTGGATTCTGGAAGCCAGGTGCAGGTATTATTCACCAGGTAGTTCTTGAAAACTACGCATTCCCAGGAGGAATGATGATTGGTACAGATTCTCACACGGTGAACGCCGGGGGATTAGGAATGGTTGCTATTGGTGTTGGTGGTGCAGATGCTGTAGATGTAATGGCAGGAATGCCATGGGAGCTTAAATTCCCTAAACTTATTGGAGTGAAGTTAACCGGAAAACTTTCTGGATGGACTTCTTCTAAAGATGTGATCTTAAAAGTTGCAGGTATTCTTACTGTTAAGGGTGGTACCGGTGCAATTATTGAATACTTTGGTGAAGGGGCACGTAATTTATCCTGTACAGGTAAAGGTACTATCTGTAATATGGGAGCTGAAGTTGGTGCAACTACTTCAACTTTTGGTTATGACGACTCTATGGAGCGTTATCTTAAAGCAACTAACAGAGCTGATGTTGCTGAAGCAGCTAATGCAGTTCGTGAACACCTAACAGGTGATGATGAGGTTTATGCAAATCCAGAGCAATATTTTGATGAATTGATCGAGATCAATTTAGATGAATTGAAGCCACACTTAAACGGACCTTTTACTCCAGATCTTGCAACTCCTATTTCTGAAATGGGAGCGAAAGCTAAGGAGCATGACTGGCCAATCAATGTAGATTGGGGTCTAATTGGTTCCTGTACGAACTCTTCTTACGAAGATTTGACAAGAGCAGCTTCTATCGCAAAACAGGCGGTAGACAAGAAAGTAAAAGCTAAATCTGATTTCGGAATTAACCCGGGATCTGAGCAAATTAGATTTACTGCAGAAAGAGATGGATTGCTTCAGATCTTTGAAGATCTTGATGCAACGATATTTACAAACGCCTGTGGACCATGTATAGGTCAATGGGATCGTTCAGATAGAAAAGGGGAAGAGAAGAACACTATTGTTCACTCTTTTAACCGTAATTTCTCTAAGCGTGCAGATGGTAATCCAAATACGCACGCCTTTGTAGGTTCTCCTGAAATGGTTGCAGCAATTGCAATTTCTGGTAGACTTGATTTTGACCCTACTCGTGACAAGTTAATGAACGAGGATGGAGAAGAAGTAATGTTAGACGAGCCACAGGGAATTGAACTTCCATCTAAAGGGTTCGCCGTTGAAGATGCAGGTTATGTTGCGCCTAAAGAAGACGGAAGTAGTGTTGAGGTAAAAGTAGCTGAAGACAGTGAAAGACTTCAATTATTAACCCCATTTGAGCCTTGGGATGGTAAGAACCTTACCGGTGCGAAACTGCTTATCAAAGCATGGGGTAAATGTACTACCGATCATATTTCTATGGCAGGACCTTGGTTACGTTACAGAGGTCACCTTGATAATATTTCTAACAACTGTTTGATCGGAGCGATTAACGCTTATAATAAGAAATCGAATTTTGTTAAAAATCAACTAACTGGTGAGTACAATGGTGTACCGGCAGTGCAAAGAGAATACAAGAAAGAAGGAATTTCAACGATAGTGGTGGGAGATCATAATTACGGTGAAGGTTCTTCAAGAGAGCATGCAGCTATGGAGCCAAGACATTTAGGTGTTAAGGTGGTATTGGTAAAATCTTTCGCCCGTATTCACGAAACAAATCTTAAGAAACAAGGGATGTTAGGTCTTACTTTTGCAAATGAAAGTGATTACGATCTAATTCAGGAAGACGATACTTTCAACTTTGTAGATCTTGAGAACTTTGCTCCAGATACTCCATTAACGATAGAGATCGTTCATGCAGATGGAAGCAAGGATACAATAAAAGCAAACCATACCTATAATGCTCCTCAAATTGAGTGGTATAAGCATGGTTCAGCATTAAATCTTATTAAAAAGCAAAATGCAGCTTAA
- the guaB gene encoding IMP dehydrogenase: MTAHDSKILGDGLTYDDVLLVPAYSEVLPREVSIQSSFTRNISINVPIVSAAMDTVTESRMAIAMAREGGIGVLHKNMSIEQQALKVRKVKRAESGMIIDPVTLPISAKVRDAKESMKEHSIGGIPIVDKNGKLLGIVTNRDLRFEKNLNRPIQEVMTSENLVTVAEGTSLDDAEDILQENKIEKLPVVNNDDKLVGLITFRDITKLTQKPMANKDSYGRLRVAAAVGVTGDAVERAEALVNAGVDAIIIDTAHGHTKGVVQVLHEVKKKFPDLEVVVGNIATGDAAKYLVDAGADAVKVGIGPGSICTTRVVAGVGFPQFSAVLEVAAAIKGSGVPVIADGGIRYTGDIPKAIAAGADCVMLGSLLAGTKESPGETIIYEGRKFKSYRGMGSVEAMEKGSKDRYFQDVEDDIKKLVPEGIVGRVPYKGDLEESIHQFIGGLKAGMGYCGAKDVETLKETGKFVRITAAGVHESHPHDVTITKESPNYSR; the protein is encoded by the coding sequence ATGACAGCACACGATTCAAAAATACTTGGTGACGGACTTACCTATGACGATGTACTACTAGTACCGGCTTATTCTGAAGTTCTTCCAAGAGAAGTAAGTATTCAATCCAGTTTTACACGTAATATTTCCATCAATGTTCCTATCGTTTCCGCAGCGATGGATACCGTTACAGAGTCTCGAATGGCGATCGCCATGGCGAGGGAAGGTGGTATTGGTGTTCTTCATAAAAATATGAGTATCGAGCAGCAGGCTTTAAAAGTTCGTAAAGTGAAGCGTGCTGAAAGCGGAATGATTATAGATCCCGTAACACTACCAATTTCTGCAAAGGTAAGAGACGCGAAGGAGTCTATGAAAGAACATAGTATTGGCGGAATTCCTATTGTAGATAAAAATGGTAAACTTTTAGGGATTGTAACTAATAGAGATCTAAGATTTGAAAAGAATCTTAATCGTCCTATCCAGGAGGTGATGACGTCAGAAAACCTCGTAACCGTTGCAGAGGGAACTTCTCTGGATGACGCAGAGGATATTCTCCAGGAAAATAAAATTGAAAAACTTCCTGTAGTAAATAATGACGATAAACTGGTAGGTTTAATAACCTTTAGAGATATTACCAAGCTAACGCAAAAACCAATGGCTAATAAAGATAGCTATGGCCGTCTGCGTGTCGCAGCTGCAGTAGGAGTGACTGGTGATGCGGTAGAGCGTGCGGAAGCGCTGGTGAATGCAGGAGTAGATGCGATCATTATAGATACGGCTCATGGACATACTAAAGGAGTGGTTCAGGTGTTACACGAGGTTAAGAAGAAATTTCCAGATTTAGAAGTAGTGGTTGGAAATATCGCTACTGGTGATGCTGCAAAATATCTTGTTGATGCTGGTGCAGATGCGGTAAAAGTAGGAATAGGTCCAGGTTCTATTTGTACCACCCGTGTTGTAGCAGGTGTTGGATTTCCTCAATTCTCTGCGGTACTGGAAGTGGCTGCTGCTATCAAGGGGAGTGGTGTTCCTGTAATTGCAGATGGTGGGATTCGATATACCGGAGATATCCCAAAAGCGATAGCAGCCGGAGCAGACTGCGTGATGTTAGGTTCGTTACTTGCAGGAACTAAAGAATCCCCGGGTGAAACGATCATCTATGAAGGGCGTAAATTTAAGTCTTACAGAGGAATGGGATCTGTAGAAGCGATGGAAAAAGGTTCTAAAGACAGATATTTTCAGGATGTAGAAGATGATATCAAAAAACTGGTGCCAGAAGGTATCGTAGGGCGTGTACCTTATAAAGGTGATCTGGAAGAAAGCATTCATCAATTTATTGGTGGATTAAAAGCCGGAATGGGCTATTGTGGTGCTAAAGATGTAGAAACACTTAAAGAAACAGGTAAATTTGTTAGAATTACCGCAGCTGGTGTACATGAAAGTCACCCTCATGATGTTACGATCACTAAAGAATCTCCAAATTATAGTAGATAA
- a CDS encoding MoxR family ATPase, with amino-acid sequence MSDVALVEKLIDKHHDLRNEIAKVIVGQDEVVNQILISIFSGGHSLLIGVPGLAKTLMVNTIAQALGLDFKRIQFTPDLMPSDILGSEILDENRKFKFIKGPVFTNILLADEINRTPPKTQAALLEAMQERAVTVAGHHYKLDLPYFVLATQNPIEQEGTYPLPEAQLDRFMFAINLDYPSFQEEVDVVKATTSDKPQEVNALFNAQEISEIQHVIRRIPVPDNVVEYAVRLVGKTRPLNGAPELVTNYVDWGAGPRASQNLIMAAKTHAAVNGKFSPDIEDVQAVAFGILRHRIIKNYKAEAEGITEEDIIRKLF; translated from the coding sequence ATGTCTGACGTTGCATTGGTAGAAAAATTGATAGATAAACATCACGATCTTAGAAATGAGATCGCTAAAGTGATCGTAGGTCAGGATGAGGTGGTGAATCAAATCCTTATATCAATTTTCTCCGGTGGTCATTCATTATTAATTGGGGTGCCGGGGCTTGCAAAAACCCTTATGGTAAATACCATTGCCCAGGCGCTTGGTCTGGATTTCAAAAGAATTCAATTTACTCCAGATTTGATGCCCAGTGATATTTTGGGATCAGAAATCCTGGATGAGAACAGGAAATTCAAATTCATCAAAGGACCTGTATTTACGAATATTCTCCTGGCAGACGAGATCAATAGAACTCCGCCTAAGACTCAGGCGGCTCTTTTAGAAGCTATGCAGGAAAGAGCGGTTACCGTTGCTGGTCATCATTATAAACTGGATCTTCCTTATTTTGTACTTGCTACACAAAATCCAATAGAGCAGGAGGGAACCTACCCCCTTCCTGAAGCGCAGTTAGACAGGTTCATGTTCGCTATAAATTTAGATTACCCAAGTTTTCAGGAAGAAGTAGATGTTGTGAAAGCGACCACTTCAGATAAGCCACAGGAAGTAAATGCTTTATTTAACGCCCAGGAAATTTCAGAAATACAACATGTTATTAGAAGAATTCCTGTGCCAGATAATGTAGTGGAATATGCTGTTAGACTTGTAGGAAAAACAAGACCTTTAAACGGTGCTCCAGAACTGGTTACTAATTATGTAGACTGGGGAGCTGGCCCAAGAGCCTCTCAGAATTTAATTATGGCGGCAAAAACTCATGCAGCTGTAAATGGTAAATTTTCTCCCGATATTGAAGATGTTCAGGCCGTAGCATTTGGAATTTTAAGGCACAGGATCATTAAAAACTACAAAGCAGAGGCTGAGGGGATTACTGAAGAGGATATTATTCGTAAACTTTTTTAG
- a CDS encoding SRPBCC family protein has translation MKYQLEIVIEKPKNEVIEKFSNPDNMEHWQRGFIFMKPINGKLGAEGSQNLLKYKMGKREIEMTETILKNNLPHEFSATYNAKGVYNHQVNKFTETPEKHTIWAAYNEFKLSGFMKVFGWFMPGAFKKQSLKYMEDFKAFVEDGKSVKNE, from the coding sequence ATGAAATATCAGCTTGAAATTGTTATTGAAAAGCCTAAAAACGAAGTGATAGAAAAGTTTTCGAATCCAGATAATATGGAGCACTGGCAGCGAGGTTTTATTTTTATGAAACCTATAAATGGCAAATTAGGAGCTGAAGGATCACAAAACCTTTTAAAATATAAAATGGGAAAAAGGGAGATTGAAATGACCGAAACTATTTTAAAAAATAATCTCCCTCATGAATTCAGTGCTACTTACAACGCAAAAGGCGTCTATAATCACCAGGTGAATAAGTTTACAGAGACCCCCGAGAAGCACACCATCTGGGCAGCTTATAATGAATTTAAACTTAGCGGTTTTATGAAAGTTTTTGGCTGGTTTATGCCAGGTGCTTTTAAAAAACAATCCCTGAAATATATGGAAGATTTCAAAGCTTTTGTGGAGGATGGAAAAAGTGTGAAAAATGAATAA
- a CDS encoding OmpH family outer membrane protein — protein MKRVILGMLLLFIAFSANAQSKIGTINAEYILSQMPENTEVNKNIEAYNTELQGELKQNIEEYETLVKDYQNTSEGLEEEERKEKESKIIELENDIKGFRQKASVMMQVRRNELTGPLYGKIDVAMQQVIEEENFTQIFLSSASGLAFSRPEDDITLKVMDKLGIEPKEPKPATENTVEN, from the coding sequence ATGAAACGAGTAATTTTAGGAATGCTGCTATTGTTTATTGCATTCTCAGCAAATGCACAATCTAAGATCGGGACTATTAATGCCGAATACATTTTATCTCAGATGCCTGAGAATACCGAAGTAAATAAGAATATAGAAGCATACAATACAGAGCTTCAGGGTGAACTTAAACAGAACATTGAGGAATACGAGACCTTAGTAAAAGATTACCAGAATACCAGCGAGGGACTTGAGGAAGAAGAGAGAAAAGAAAAAGAGAGCAAGATCATTGAACTGGAAAATGATATAAAAGGTTTTCGTCAAAAAGCCTCTGTAATGATGCAGGTGAGACGTAACGAATTAACCGGACCTTTATACGGAAAAATAGATGTAGCTATGCAACAGGTAATTGAAGAGGAAAATTTTACACAAATATTTCTTTCTTCTGCTAGCGGTCTTGCTTTTTCAAGACCTGAAGACGATATTACATTAAAGGTGATGGATAAATTAGGAATAGAGCCTAAAGAGCCAAAACCAGCAACAGAAAATACGGTTGAAAATTAA
- a CDS encoding peptidylprolyl isomerase: MQLRIMNLKFTIKSALVAGCFLVSSFADAQEVIVTDSTSIQPDAELKKENVSKQGSQRMKVDGIAAVIGEYIILDSDVDLMYKDMQSQGMSTSEVTDCNLAGSLMENKLYAHHAIQDSIIIPDSQINGMVDQQIQGLTQQAGSMEKVLEFYKKENEADLKAEIFQLTKQRQLAQRMQQKIIEEIEVTPEEVRQYYVGMEEKPMFGTEVELSQIVIEPEIPQSEKQKVIDRLKEFKADIIDNGASFSTKAVLYSQDPGTASDGGRITLTRKDAFVKEFKDVAFSLQEGEISEPFESEFGYHIIQVDKIRGQTLELRHIILIPDVTNASVEAARTKIDTLRSKIVGGDIEFAAAAREASDEEETKNDGGKLINPRTGDTRFELTKIDPELFKQVEELEEGDVSLVLTEKDRAGRPQFKIIKVTKKIEEHEADYATDYLKIKELALRDKQLDAIEEWQTEKINDTYIKVNGKYRDCEYTSDWVKN, from the coding sequence ATGCAATTAAGAATAATGAATTTGAAATTTACAATTAAGTCGGCTCTAGTCGCAGGCTGTTTTTTAGTGTCTTCTTTCGCAGACGCACAGGAAGTAATTGTTACAGATAGTACTTCCATTCAGCCAGATGCTGAGTTAAAAAAGGAAAATGTATCAAAACAAGGTTCTCAGAGAATGAAGGTTGATGGTATTGCTGCCGTTATTGGAGAATATATCATTCTAGACAGTGATGTAGATCTTATGTACAAGGATATGCAAAGCCAGGGTATGTCAACTTCTGAAGTGACCGACTGTAATCTGGCAGGCTCCTTAATGGAGAACAAGTTATATGCACACCATGCTATCCAGGATAGTATCATTATTCCAGATTCTCAGATTAATGGAATGGTAGATCAGCAAATTCAAGGTCTTACTCAGCAGGCTGGCTCTATGGAAAAAGTGCTGGAGTTCTATAAGAAAGAAAATGAAGCAGATCTTAAAGCTGAAATTTTCCAGCTCACTAAGCAAAGACAACTGGCGCAGAGAATGCAGCAAAAAATTATTGAAGAGATTGAGGTGACTCCTGAAGAAGTAAGACAGTATTATGTTGGAATGGAAGAAAAGCCAATGTTCGGGACTGAAGTTGAATTATCTCAAATAGTTATTGAACCTGAAATTCCTCAATCTGAAAAGCAAAAGGTAATTGACAGGTTAAAAGAATTTAAGGCAGATATTATAGATAATGGAGCAAGTTTTTCAACGAAGGCTGTACTTTATTCACAGGATCCTGGAACCGCTTCAGATGGAGGTAGAATTACGTTAACCCGTAAAGATGCTTTTGTAAAAGAATTTAAAGATGTTGCATTTAGTCTACAGGAAGGTGAGATTAGTGAGCCTTTTGAAAGCGAATTTGGATACCATATCATTCAAGTAGATAAAATTAGAGGTCAAACATTAGAATTAAGACATATCATTTTGATCCCAGATGTTACCAATGCATCTGTTGAAGCGGCCAGAACGAAGATTGATACTCTTAGAAGTAAAATCGTTGGTGGGGATATTGAATTTGCTGCTGCGGCCAGAGAAGCTTCAGACGAAGAAGAAACTAAGAACGATGGCGGTAAATTAATAAATCCGCGTACGGGAGATACAAGGTTCGAACTTACTAAAATAGATCCTGAATTATTCAAACAGGTAGAAGAGCTTGAAGAAGGTGATGTTTCTTTGGTCTTAACTGAAAAAGATAGAGCAGGAAGACCACAATTTAAGATCATTAAGGTGACAAAGAAAATTGAGGAACATGAAGCCGACTATGCTACAGATTATCTCAAAATTAAAGAACTTGCTTTAAGAGATAAGCAATTAGATGCTATTGAAGAATGGCAAACAGAAAAAATAAACGATACTTACATAAAGGTTAACGGAAAATATCGGGACTGTGAGTATACGAGTGACTGGGTGAAAAACTAA